The following proteins come from a genomic window of Chrysiogenia bacterium:
- a CDS encoding sigma-54-dependent Fis family transcriptional regulator produces MSEGKEIIELPSVALQQIGERMARLRGSESSVLFQGEPGTGKRTLARALITGSPWADAPVLSLNADEIPDRDARAEIFGGTMQGQSVEGVLSALHGGTLILCHAEFLPLHVQSALLRFLETGTYRRAGGMRQEQSEVRVLATVGPAIERRVVHGQFRRDLFLRLSGTSIQVPPLRQRSTDVAALAAHFCAAQARRLGFVASLSPESLQLLSEVPLPGNIRELRMHVEEALLEHGPGVIAPAALGSLRREGVEQIEEEPARYGSDEEMGMDSISNEDARPLTLAEAENEHILRVLAISDGNKTRAARTLGIARSTLIRKLEEIRSSDNGAGRGGYAARDEHAE; encoded by the coding sequence ATGAGTGAGGGAAAAGAGATCATTGAATTGCCGTCGGTGGCCCTGCAGCAGATCGGCGAGCGGATGGCGCGGCTGCGAGGCAGCGAGAGCAGCGTGCTCTTTCAGGGCGAGCCCGGTACGGGCAAGCGCACGCTGGCACGCGCTCTGATTACGGGCTCGCCCTGGGCCGATGCGCCGGTGCTGAGCCTCAACGCCGACGAGATCCCCGATCGCGACGCCCGCGCCGAAATCTTCGGCGGCACGATGCAGGGGCAGTCCGTCGAGGGCGTGCTCTCGGCACTCCACGGCGGAACGCTCATTCTCTGCCACGCCGAGTTTCTGCCGCTGCACGTGCAGAGCGCGCTGCTGCGTTTTCTCGAAACCGGCACTTACCGGCGGGCCGGCGGGATGCGCCAGGAGCAGAGCGAGGTACGGGTGCTCGCGACCGTTGGGCCAGCCATCGAGCGCCGCGTCGTGCACGGCCAGTTTCGCAGGGATCTCTTCCTTCGCCTGAGTGGCACCAGCATCCAGGTCCCACCGCTTCGCCAGCGCAGCACGGATGTTGCTGCGCTGGCTGCGCATTTCTGCGCGGCGCAGGCGCGGCGCCTTGGATTTGTGGCCAGCCTCTCGCCCGAGTCACTGCAGCTCCTCTCGGAAGTGCCGCTTCCGGGAAACATCCGCGAGCTGCGCATGCACGTCGAGGAAGCCCTGCTCGAACACGGTCCCGGCGTCATTGCGCCAGCAGCGCTCGGCTCGCTTCGCCGCGAGGGCGTCGAGCAAATCGAGGAAGAACCGGCCCGCTACGGGTCCGACGAGGAGATGGGAATGGACTCAATCAGCAACGAAGATGCCCGGCCGCTCACGCTGGCCGAGGCGGAAAACGAACACATCCTGCGGGTGCTCGCCATCAGCGACGGCAACAAGACCCGCGCGGCGCGCACCCTGGGGATTGCGCGCTCGACGCTGATTCGAAAACTCGAAGAGATCCGCTCGAGTGACAACGGTGCCGGGCGCGGCGGCTACGCTGCGAGGGATGAACATGCCGAGTAG